The proteins below are encoded in one region of Alistipes communis:
- a CDS encoding helix-turn-helix domain-containing protein, with translation MEMIMIEKRVYDSMVAKLETLAGRVEALNAKQQKRLGRWLDNEEVCEMLCIAKRTLQAYREKRLIPYTQVGHKIYYKPQDVEALLKQSKK, from the coding sequence ATGGAGATGATAATGATCGAAAAACGGGTCTATGACTCTATGGTGGCCAAACTCGAAACGCTGGCCGGAAGGGTCGAGGCTCTGAATGCAAAACAGCAAAAACGCTTAGGACGTTGGCTCGACAATGAGGAGGTCTGCGAGATGCTGTGCATCGCTAAAAGGACGCTTCAGGCATATCGTGAAAAAAGGCTCATTCCCTACACGCAAGTCGGACATAAAATCTACTATAAGCCGCAAGACGTAGAGGCATTGTTGAAACAATCGAAAAAGTAA
- a CDS encoding ComF family protein has protein sequence MMQVGGEFLLVRDEESNFYFLCTDDCNIEILCRAYDWYIVSSGRFNDRLRIGMGLAGEDAYGSEMFRVEDEQTLRRWHDMLKFTFKGDFIRSYYPKTNRFRGKLRVDGALCFYIHDYYPVSHKLKLTSEQKKVVNLVFRLKEGACASLAAKLFSLAISRMEFFNGLADPILIPLPASTKERHRQRFEYFCGELSRRLIIDNGFSAVRIEQDREQQKGTQQRNMSGVVFDPDYIEGRDVLLLDDILTTGMSFTLVKRELEKLGANSVTGIFLTKTVGAK, from the coding sequence ATGATGCAGGTCGGCGGCGAATTCCTTTTAGTCCGGGACGAGGAAAGTAACTTTTACTTTCTCTGCACAGACGACTGCAACATCGAAATACTATGCCGTGCTTATGATTGGTATATCGTATCGTCCGGCCGTTTCAACGACCGTTTGCGGATCGGTATGGGGCTGGCCGGAGAGGATGCTTACGGTAGCGAGATGTTCCGGGTCGAGGACGAGCAGACCCTTCGGCGGTGGCACGACATGCTGAAATTCACCTTTAAGGGCGATTTCATCCGCAGCTATTATCCCAAGACCAACCGGTTCCGGGGCAAATTGCGCGTGGACGGGGCTTTATGTTTCTATATCCACGACTATTATCCCGTATCGCATAAATTGAAGCTCACGAGCGAACAGAAGAAAGTTGTCAACCTCGTATTCCGTCTCAAAGAGGGCGCCTGTGCATCGCTGGCCGCCAAACTCTTCTCGCTGGCTATTTCACGAATGGAGTTTTTCAATGGTTTGGCCGATCCGATCCTGATACCTCTTCCAGCTTCCACGAAAGAGAGGCACCGGCAGCGTTTCGAGTACTTTTGTGGGGAGCTTTCCCGCCGTCTGATAATAGACAACGGTTTTTCTGCCGTCCGGATCGAGCAAGACCGGGAGCAGCAGAAAGGCACCCAACAAAGGAATATGTCCGGCGTAGTCTTCGACCCGGATTATATCGAAGGGCGCGACGTACTACTACTCGACGATATCCTAACTACCGGCATGAGCTTTACGCTCGTGAAACGCGAACTTGAAAAATTGGGGGCCAATTCCGTAACCGGCATATTCCTAACTAAAACCGTCGGCGCGAAATGA
- a CDS encoding site-specific integrase → MKQMDVRVAFYLKKSETNANGCCPVMARLTVGNHSEAAFSAKMSVPVSSWVSGRATGKSTATREINRQLDELRASALAIYKEQSAIREEVTAEEVRDLLLGKASGQTTLLSYFQTFIEHFEKRVGVNREKGTLRSYRYARNCVSAFLQTQYKLSDIPFTALDRSFIDRYDLYLRTERRIAPGTVVLLTTRLNTIVGEAVAEGIITADPFAGYEPKRPERAQKYLTADELHRLMTTPLHHPTLYQTRDLFLFSCYTGIPYGDMCRLSEDDLEIAEDGEVWIKTTRKKTKIDYELPLLDIPLHILDKYRGIAPEGKLLPMYGNTTLNRALKRIASICGIEKRLVFHCGRHTYATEITLSQGVPLETVSKMLGHTRIDTTQIYAKVTDDKIGADTQNLDKKLAERFSIAL, encoded by the coding sequence ATGAAACAAATGGATGTAAGGGTTGCGTTCTACCTTAAAAAGAGCGAAACGAATGCCAATGGTTGTTGTCCTGTCATGGCACGGCTGACCGTCGGCAACCATTCCGAGGCGGCTTTCAGTGCCAAGATGTCGGTTCCCGTATCGTCGTGGGTATCGGGCCGCGCCACGGGAAAGAGTACCGCTACTCGGGAAATCAATCGGCAATTGGACGAACTGCGTGCCTCGGCGCTGGCCATCTACAAGGAACAGTCTGCGATACGGGAGGAAGTGACCGCCGAAGAGGTACGGGATCTGCTGCTGGGCAAGGCTTCCGGACAAACGACCCTACTCAGTTATTTTCAAACGTTTATCGAACATTTCGAGAAGCGCGTGGGTGTAAACCGCGAGAAAGGCACGCTCAGATCCTATCGCTATGCCCGTAATTGCGTCTCCGCTTTCCTGCAAACACAGTATAAACTTTCGGATATTCCCTTTACTGCCCTCGACCGGTCGTTCATTGACAGGTACGACCTCTACCTGCGGACGGAACGCCGCATCGCGCCGGGAACTGTCGTCCTGCTGACCACAAGGCTGAACACGATCGTCGGCGAGGCGGTGGCGGAGGGTATCATCACGGCCGACCCGTTCGCCGGGTACGAACCGAAACGCCCCGAAAGGGCGCAGAAATACCTCACTGCCGACGAATTGCACCGGCTGATGACCACGCCGCTCCATCACCCGACGCTCTACCAAACCCGCGACCTGTTCCTATTCTCGTGTTATACGGGCATTCCTTACGGGGATATGTGCCGCCTGAGCGAAGATGATTTGGAAATTGCCGAGGACGGCGAGGTGTGGATCAAAACCACGCGCAAGAAGACGAAGATCGACTATGAACTGCCGCTGCTCGATATTCCCCTCCATATTCTCGACAAATACAGGGGTATCGCGCCGGAAGGGAAATTACTTCCTATGTACGGCAACACTACACTCAACCGGGCTCTGAAACGTATCGCCTCGATCTGCGGTATCGAAAAGCGGCTCGTTTTCCACTGCGGACGGCATACCTACGCCACCGAAATCACGCTTTCGCAGGGCGTTCCGCTGGAAACGGTCAGTAAGATGCTGGGACACACACGTATCGACACGACACAGATTTATGCCAAAGTAACCGATGACAAAATCGGCGCGGATACGCAAAACCTCGACAAAAAGCTCGCCGAGCGGTTCTCGATAGCACTGTAA
- a CDS encoding helix-turn-helix domain-containing protein, with the protein MRNNIVQGSDSSEAEVFDLIKRIEKGLEKFGTNHRLILGGESYLTDKEISERLKVHRRTLQEYRSSGKLPYYMICGKVLYRESEIEKLLQDSYNGTDDKALL; encoded by the coding sequence ATGAGAAATAATATTGTGCAGGGTTCGGACAGTAGCGAGGCCGAAGTGTTCGACCTGATAAAGCGTATCGAAAAGGGGCTGGAAAAATTCGGTACGAACCATCGCCTGATTCTGGGCGGCGAGTCGTATCTGACGGACAAGGAAATTTCGGAGCGGCTGAAAGTCCACCGCCGGACGTTGCAGGAATACCGCAGCTCGGGGAAACTCCCTTATTACATGATATGCGGGAAAGTGCTGTACCGGGAGTCGGAGATCGAAAAGTTACTCCAGGATTCGTATAACGGAACGGATGATAAGGCGTTGCTGTAA
- a CDS encoding PTS mannitol transporter subunit IICBA — protein sequence MKERIQRFGKSLSSMVMPNIGAFIAWGFITALFIPTGWWPNASLGQFVEPMLRYLLPLLIAMTAGRHVAGDRGGVIAAVAVMGVILGSDIPMFIGAMAIGPFAGWVIRSFDRWAEGRIPAGFEMLVNNFSVGILGIVCALIGFYAVGPVVSALTVFLSAGVSLMIEHGLLPLVAVFIEPAKVLFLNNAINHGIFSPIGIEQARQTGQSIMFLLETNPGPGLGVLLAYWAFARGAARSSAPGAIVIQFFGGIHEIYFPYVLMRPAIIVAPIVGSAAAILFYSLTGTGLTAVASPGSIIAVAAMAPKGETLLVLAGVVVAAAVSFFVAAPIVKRAHLEEVKPVQKPNGTVIGGTSRAPRALEGPIRTVVFACDAGMGSSAMGATRFRKRIEPLGSGVRVTNSSVDTIPEGTDVVVCQSQLSQRAGKAAPASEVIVIGNFLSDPALDGLYGRIEGQTRASEAPQSEEVPAAATPAAPASEMLTLQGIRTGLAPVGKEEAIRAAGALLAACGYVDGKYAEAMVARERVATTYLGMGIAIPHGTAEAKSRIRRSGIVVMQYPEGVDFGEERAQLVIGIAGAGDEHIEILARVTSALEDEEVLRRLKTTDDPRYILEKLAI from the coding sequence ATGAAAGAACGGATTCAGCGCTTCGGTAAATCATTGAGCAGCATGGTAATGCCCAATATCGGCGCATTCATCGCCTGGGGATTCATCACGGCTCTTTTCATTCCGACGGGTTGGTGGCCCAATGCGAGTCTGGGGCAGTTCGTCGAACCGATGCTGCGTTATCTGCTGCCGCTGCTGATCGCCATGACGGCGGGACGGCATGTGGCCGGCGATCGCGGCGGCGTGATTGCCGCCGTAGCGGTGATGGGCGTGATTCTGGGCAGCGACATCCCGATGTTCATCGGCGCCATGGCGATCGGGCCCTTTGCCGGCTGGGTGATCCGCTCCTTCGACCGCTGGGCGGAGGGACGCATTCCCGCCGGATTCGAAATGCTGGTCAACAACTTCTCGGTCGGCATCCTGGGAATCGTCTGCGCGCTGATCGGGTTCTATGCCGTGGGGCCGGTGGTTTCGGCGCTGACCGTCTTCCTGTCGGCCGGCGTGTCGCTGATGATCGAACACGGTCTGCTGCCGCTGGTCGCGGTCTTCATCGAACCGGCCAAGGTGCTCTTCCTGAACAATGCGATCAACCACGGAATCTTCTCGCCGATCGGGATCGAACAGGCGCGCCAGACGGGCCAGTCGATCATGTTCCTGCTGGAAACCAATCCCGGGCCGGGCCTCGGCGTCCTGCTGGCCTATTGGGCCTTCGCGCGCGGCGCGGCGCGTTCGTCGGCGCCGGGAGCGATCGTCATCCAGTTCTTCGGCGGCATCCATGAGATCTATTTCCCCTATGTACTGATGCGCCCGGCCATTATCGTGGCGCCGATCGTCGGCTCGGCCGCGGCGATCCTCTTCTATTCGCTTACCGGAACGGGACTGACCGCCGTCGCGTCGCCCGGCAGCATCATCGCCGTGGCGGCGATGGCACCGAAGGGGGAGACGCTGCTGGTGCTCGCCGGGGTGGTGGTCGCGGCAGCCGTGTCGTTCTTCGTTGCGGCGCCGATCGTCAAACGTGCGCATTTGGAGGAGGTGAAGCCCGTTCAGAAGCCTAACGGAACGGTTATCGGAGGAACGAGCCGTGCGCCCCGTGCGCTCGAAGGGCCGATCCGCACGGTCGTCTTCGCCTGCGATGCCGGCATGGGATCGAGTGCTATGGGTGCGACCCGTTTCCGCAAACGCATCGAACCGCTCGGCAGCGGCGTGCGCGTTACCAACAGTTCGGTCGACACGATCCCGGAGGGGACGGATGTCGTCGTGTGCCAGTCGCAGTTGTCGCAGCGCGCCGGGAAGGCTGCGCCCGCGTCGGAGGTGATCGTGATCGGCAATTTCCTCTCCGATCCTGCCCTCGACGGGTTGTACGGCCGGATCGAGGGCCAAACCAGAGCATCCGAAGCTCCGCAGTCGGAGGAGGTGCCCGCAGCGGCAACTCCCGCTGCACCGGCGTCGGAGATGCTGACCTTGCAGGGGATCCGTACCGGACTGGCGCCTGTGGGCAAGGAGGAGGCGATCCGTGCCGCCGGAGCGTTGCTGGCTGCCTGCGGTTATGTCGACGGGAAATACGCCGAGGCGATGGTCGCCCGCGAGCGTGTGGCCACGACCTATCTGGGCATGGGTATTGCCATTCCCCACGGGACGGCCGAGGCGAAGTCGCGCATCAGGCGTTCGGGAATCGTCGTGATGCAGTATCCCGAAGGGGTCGATTTCGGCGAAGAACGGGCGCAGCTGGTGATCGGTATCGCCGGTGCCGGCGACGAACATATCGAGATTCTGGCGCGGGTGACGTCGGCGCTCGAAGACGAGGAGGTGCTCCGACGGCTTAAAACGACGGACGATCCCCGTTATATTCTGGAAAAATTGGCTATTTGA
- the ptsP gene encoding phosphoenolpyruvate--protein phosphotransferase, producing MLRLRVKQAMADAVAIGRVWRYRAGAYAPSGRVVPSGERPAEQSRFDAAVAAAEGELEKLAAANEIFAAHLELAADPMLMENVAEKIAEGMTAADAVHAASGELAALFAQIDDEYLRARADDVRDVCRRILRQLVPSETDPFAAIPDGSILAADELAPSDTARIDFSRVRGVVTRRGSATSHLAILARNRNLPAVVGLGDDFDRLDDGTIVVLDGLAGELLIAPDEHTAAEYRRRMEEAEARSAAADAYASQPVTTRDGRALAVLANAGSVDEVERAIRSGADGIGLFRSEFLYMQRQDGFPDEQVQTAAYARAAELCGGRPLVIRTLDIGGDKSLPYYRFPEEENPFLGWRAIRVSLELRDMFRTQLRAILRASARGGVRVMFPMIVSLAELRDALALLEECKEELRRQEVPFDDRIPVGVMIETPAAVFMADELAAEVDFFSIGTNDLTQYVLAVDRGNRRIAAMYDTLHPAVVRAMRLTVDAAHRHGCEVGICGEFAGCAAHAELLVGLGFDELSVAPPSVPAVKERIRGLETPQAELTARRAVEAATASEVHELIGVG from the coding sequence ATGCTGCGGTTGCGGGTGAAACAGGCCATGGCCGATGCCGTGGCGATCGGGCGCGTGTGGCGTTATCGGGCCGGAGCTTACGCGCCTTCGGGCCGGGTCGTGCCGTCCGGAGAGCGGCCTGCGGAGCAGTCGCGTTTCGATGCGGCGGTGGCGGCCGCCGAAGGGGAGTTGGAGAAACTGGCGGCCGCGAACGAAATCTTCGCCGCGCACCTCGAACTGGCGGCCGATCCGATGCTCATGGAGAACGTGGCGGAGAAGATCGCGGAGGGAATGACTGCCGCCGATGCCGTCCATGCGGCCTCCGGCGAGTTGGCGGCGCTCTTCGCGCAGATCGACGACGAGTACCTGCGGGCGCGCGCCGACGATGTGCGCGACGTATGTCGCCGCATCCTGCGGCAGTTGGTGCCTTCCGAGACCGATCCTTTCGCCGCGATTCCCGACGGGAGCATCCTCGCCGCCGACGAACTGGCACCGTCGGATACGGCGCGGATCGATTTTTCGCGCGTGCGCGGCGTGGTGACGCGGCGAGGCAGCGCGACGAGCCATCTGGCCATTCTGGCACGCAACCGGAACCTGCCTGCCGTGGTGGGGTTGGGCGACGATTTCGACCGGTTGGACGACGGCACGATCGTGGTGCTCGACGGCTTGGCCGGCGAACTGCTGATCGCTCCCGACGAGCATACGGCGGCGGAGTATCGCCGGCGTATGGAGGAGGCCGAGGCACGATCCGCGGCTGCGGATGCGTACGCATCGCAGCCGGTCACGACACGCGACGGGCGGGCGTTGGCCGTGCTGGCCAATGCCGGCAGCGTGGATGAAGTGGAACGGGCGATCCGCAGCGGCGCCGACGGCATCGGGTTGTTCCGCAGCGAGTTCCTCTACATGCAGCGGCAGGACGGCTTTCCCGACGAACAGGTGCAGACGGCGGCCTATGCACGGGCCGCCGAGCTTTGCGGCGGCCGGCCGCTGGTGATCCGCACGCTCGATATCGGCGGCGACAAATCGCTGCCTTACTATCGGTTCCCCGAAGAGGAGAATCCTTTTCTGGGCTGGCGCGCCATTCGCGTAAGCCTCGAATTGCGCGATATGTTCCGCACGCAGTTGCGGGCGATCCTGCGTGCCAGTGCCCGGGGCGGCGTGCGGGTGATGTTTCCGATGATCGTCTCGCTCGCGGAGTTGCGCGACGCGCTGGCGCTTTTGGAGGAGTGCAAGGAGGAGCTGCGCCGGCAGGAGGTGCCGTTCGACGACCGGATTCCGGTCGGGGTGATGATCGAGACGCCGGCGGCGGTGTTCATGGCCGACGAACTGGCCGCCGAGGTCGATTTTTTCAGCATCGGCACCAACGACCTCACGCAGTACGTGCTGGCCGTCGATCGGGGTAACCGGCGGATCGCGGCGATGTACGATACGCTGCATCCGGCCGTGGTGCGCGCGATGCGGCTGACGGTCGATGCGGCTCACAGGCATGGATGCGAAGTGGGCATCTGCGGCGAATTCGCCGGATGCGCAGCCCATGCCGAACTGCTTGTCGGACTGGGATTCGACGAGCTGAGCGTGGCGCCGCCCTCCGTTCCGGCCGTCAAGGAACGCATTCGCGGGCTCGAAA
- a CDS encoding site-specific integrase: MGTNNKIKRRSTFAVLFYINRTKVRKDGTCQLLCKVSIDAESAHIGIKAAIEPSLWNPETGRADGRSANARKVNRAIDLLTEQIEAHYRRIRNDLGFVTAELVKNAVKGVGQKPLTLLALFREHNAEFYKRVGVDRTKETYASYENSYNHLAAFVQQKCGQEDVTLRSLDKTFYDDFDLFLRTECDMMQKTVHEHLYRLKKMTKRAVSQGTLRRDPYGKLHPELPERKSRHLKLEDLKKLMETPIDKPNLQRVRDWFLFSSFTGLSYSDLNQLSDKDITQAADGTWWLHIRRKKTDTPSAVRLLEVPLRIIEKYRSERRSDKIFNLYSRKHLIILTRKLGQAYGFDMTFHKARHNFGTHITLSMGVPIETVSRMMGHKSITTTQIYAKVTDKKVGEDMKGLKMRTKGRKIVLCEEDVGVMKKKRAQSDREKTTFA; this comes from the coding sequence ATGGGAACGAACAATAAGATAAAACGCCGCAGTACGTTCGCCGTACTATTCTATATCAATCGAACTAAAGTCCGCAAGGACGGCACCTGCCAGCTCTTGTGCAAAGTCAGCATCGACGCCGAATCGGCTCATATAGGTATCAAAGCCGCCATCGAACCGTCGCTGTGGAATCCGGAGACAGGACGCGCGGACGGCCGGAGTGCCAACGCCCGCAAAGTAAATCGGGCCATCGACCTGCTGACCGAACAGATCGAGGCCCACTATCGGAGGATTCGCAACGACCTCGGCTTCGTCACGGCGGAACTGGTGAAGAACGCCGTAAAAGGCGTAGGACAGAAGCCGCTCACGTTGCTGGCCCTGTTCCGGGAACACAATGCAGAGTTTTACAAACGGGTCGGCGTAGATCGGACGAAAGAGACCTATGCCAGCTACGAGAACTCTTACAACCACTTGGCTGCGTTCGTACAACAGAAATGCGGGCAGGAAGACGTCACGCTCCGAAGCCTCGACAAAACGTTCTACGACGACTTCGACCTCTTTCTGCGAACGGAGTGCGATATGATGCAAAAGACGGTGCACGAACACCTGTACCGCCTGAAGAAAATGACCAAACGGGCTGTCAGCCAAGGTACGCTCCGCCGCGACCCTTACGGCAAGCTGCACCCGGAGCTGCCCGAACGCAAGAGCCGCCACCTCAAACTCGAAGATCTCAAAAAGCTGATGGAAACGCCCATCGACAAACCCAATCTTCAGCGGGTTCGGGACTGGTTCCTCTTCTCCTCCTTCACGGGCCTGTCCTACTCCGACCTGAACCAGCTCTCGGATAAGGACATCACGCAGGCCGCCGACGGAACGTGGTGGCTTCATATACGGCGCAAAAAAACAGATACGCCCTCGGCAGTCCGGTTGCTGGAGGTTCCGTTGCGGATCATCGAGAAATACCGGTCCGAACGTCGGAGCGACAAGATTTTCAACCTTTACAGCCGGAAGCATCTTATCATACTTACGCGAAAACTGGGACAAGCATATGGTTTCGATATGACCTTCCATAAGGCCCGGCATAATTTCGGGACGCATATTACCCTCTCGATGGGCGTGCCTATCGAAACCGTGAGCCGTATGATGGGACACAAGAGCATCACCACGACTCAGATTTACGCCAAAGTGACCGACAAAAAGGTGGGTGAAGATATGAAAGGGCTTAAAATGAGAACGAAAGGCCGGAAAATAGTCTTATGCGAAGAGGATGTGGGCGTTATGAAAAAGAAACGGGCCCAGTCCGACAGAGAAAAAACGACGTTCGCTTGA
- a CDS encoding HPr family phosphocarrier protein, whose product MVSKTVTIEAPNGMHARPVSALVALVKASGQQVTLRTPAKSVSGASMIGILSLGLKKGSEVEVAVEGDNEQAVLDEVVAAIEAITD is encoded by the coding sequence ATGGTATCGAAGACTGTTACAATCGAAGCTCCGAACGGGATGCACGCGCGTCCCGTATCGGCATTGGTGGCGCTCGTCAAGGCGTCGGGACAGCAGGTGACGCTGCGTACGCCTGCCAAATCGGTCAGCGGGGCGAGCATGATCGGCATCCTTTCGCTGGGGTTGAAAAAGGGCTCGGAGGTGGAAGTCGCGGTCGAAGGCGACAACGAGCAGGCTGTACTCGACGAGGTGGTCGCCGCGATCGAGGCGATAACCGATTAG
- a CDS encoding protein-tyrosine kinase: MATTGERATGTITIEYNTVTVIPGADGDVWLTPSEIARMFEVFVSAVTSNIRAIYKHGALRMSETSNLPTAHAELYNLEMISALAFRVDTPQSAAFRRWLIRRPYSPMVVLKVSQEERTVVN, from the coding sequence ATGGCAACGACAGGAGAAAGAGCGACAGGAACGATAACGATCGAGTACAATACCGTAACCGTAATCCCCGGTGCCGATGGCGATGTGTGGCTGACCCCGTCCGAAATTGCCCGTATGTTCGAGGTGTTCGTATCTGCGGTCACGAGCAATATCCGGGCGATTTACAAACACGGTGCACTGCGTATGTCGGAAACCTCGAATCTTCCGACGGCACATGCTGAACTGTATAATCTGGAAATGATCTCGGCGTTGGCCTTTCGGGTGGACACGCCCCAGAGTGCGGCGTTCCGGCGATGGCTGATCCGCCGCCCCTATTCCCCGATGGTCGTGCTGAAGGTCTCGCAGGAGGAACGGACGGTAGTGAACTGA
- a CDS encoding argonaute/piwi family protein — protein MIEPILKYISEPSLTFGSGQTAIDPRDGLMLFGPFDHKRIKGVRNIGIIGSSNLRRKMIDYLKRIHGPIVNEDLSIARPNFPGLESTFGISINFDNIIQLDIKQKDIDEYLKYTDSHQRVHNLVNLYVQPLIRYTEHEEMPVDVWFVVIPEDIYKFGRPNSKIPKSEDNINIGLKKNERNSTQLDMFFQEEKDALREAYEFEVNFHNQLKAKILSVKIVTQIIRESKIAYENLLTDKQIEEEKKFDTARAWNISNTLYYKLGGLPWKLGEIRDGVCYLGLVYKKTESDTKNKNACCAAQMFLDSGDGMVFRGNVGPWWNPTTGEFHLSQQDAFEVVSQSLEAYYNRFECYPNEIFIHAKTFFDDPEWAGFEDAVAGKSKIIGVRIKENSTFKLYRQYSYCVPRGMMLQYDDRKAFLWTKGFIPRFKTQIGLETPNPIDIAVTRGEADIEVVCKDILGLTKLNYNACIYGDGIPVTLKFADSIGEILTAGKDIKTGVLPFKHYI, from the coding sequence ATGATTGAACCTATTCTAAAATATATCAGTGAGCCATCATTGACATTCGGTAGTGGCCAAACAGCAATTGACCCCCGGGATGGTTTAATGCTTTTTGGTCCCTTTGATCATAAAAGGATTAAAGGTGTTAGAAATATCGGTATCATCGGTTCGTCTAACTTAAGGAGAAAGATGATTGACTATCTGAAAAGGATACATGGTCCTATTGTTAATGAGGATTTATCCATTGCCCGACCAAATTTTCCGGGATTAGAATCTACCTTCGGCATATCGATCAATTTTGATAACATTATTCAACTTGATATTAAGCAAAAGGACATTGATGAATACCTAAAATACACGGATTCTCATCAACGAGTTCATAATTTAGTGAATCTATATGTCCAGCCGTTAATACGGTATACCGAGCATGAAGAGATGCCTGTGGATGTTTGGTTTGTCGTAATACCAGAGGATATTTATAAATTCGGCAGACCAAATTCGAAGATTCCGAAATCGGAAGATAATATTAACATTGGGCTTAAGAAAAATGAACGGAATTCGACCCAATTGGATATGTTTTTCCAAGAGGAAAAAGATGCCCTTCGAGAAGCGTATGAGTTTGAAGTCAATTTTCACAATCAGCTAAAAGCCAAAATATTATCTGTAAAAATCGTCACTCAGATAATTCGGGAAAGTAAAATAGCCTATGAGAATCTGTTAACCGATAAGCAAATTGAGGAAGAAAAAAAATTTGATACAGCTAGAGCATGGAACATATCTAATACCCTCTATTATAAATTAGGAGGTCTTCCGTGGAAACTTGGAGAGATTAGGGATGGAGTTTGTTATTTGGGATTAGTATATAAGAAAACAGAAAGCGATACAAAGAACAAAAATGCTTGTTGTGCAGCTCAGATGTTTCTTGATTCAGGCGATGGGATGGTTTTCAGGGGAAATGTTGGTCCTTGGTGGAATCCTACTACCGGCGAATTTCATCTTTCACAGCAAGATGCTTTTGAAGTCGTGTCTCAATCTTTAGAAGCATACTATAATCGCTTTGAATGTTATCCCAATGAAATTTTTATCCATGCAAAAACATTTTTCGATGATCCGGAGTGGGCTGGATTTGAAGACGCAGTTGCGGGCAAGTCAAAAATTATCGGAGTAAGAATAAAGGAAAATAGTACATTTAAGTTATATCGGCAATATTCGTATTGCGTTCCCAGAGGAATGATGTTACAGTATGATGATAGAAAAGCGTTCCTTTGGACAAAAGGATTTATCCCCAGATTCAAAACTCAGATTGGTTTAGAGACGCCGAATCCAATTGACATAGCCGTAACCAGAGGAGAAGCAGATATTGAAGTGGTTTGTAAGGATATATTGGGTTTGACGAAGTTAAATTACAATGCTTGTATATATGGTGACGGTATTCCTGTCACATTGAAATTCGCTGATTCCATCGGGGAAATCCTCACTGCGGGGAAAGATATCAAAACAGGTGTACTGCCTTTCAAACATTATATTTAG